The genomic region GGATCGTAGCCCCCATCCTTCACATCGAACAATAGATCGTTGACGGCGACGTTGGTCACGGTCATCTCGTTGCGGGTCAAGGTGCCGGTCTTGTCGGAACAAATCACCGTCACCGCGCCCAGGGTTTCCACCGCGGGCAAACGCCGGATGATGGCGTTGCGTCGGGCCATGCGTTGCACCCCGATGGCCAAGGTGATGGTCATGATCGCGGGCAACCCTTCCGGAATCGCCGCCACCGCAAGTCCCACCGCGGACATGAACAAATCCTTGAGGGAGGAATGCTGAATCATCCAACCGTAGGCGAAAGTCGCCGAAGCAATGGCGACGATGGCCGCGGTCAGCCAGCGACTGAAACGGGTCATCTGGCGCAAAAGCGGGGTGGTCAAATGAGGCACCTTGCTCAGCAAGGCACTGATGCGACCGATTTCGGTATCGTCGCCGATGGCCACCACCACCCCGAGGGCCGTTCCGTAAGTCACCAGGGTGCCCGAATAAACCATGCCGACGCGATCTCCCAGCGGGGCGTGGGCGGTGACTGCATCGCAGCTTTTGTCCACCGGCACCGATTCGCCGGTCAACATGGACTCGTCCACGCGGAGATTTTTTACTTGAAGCAGGCGCAGATCGGCGGGCACCTTGTCGCCGCTTTCCAGCGTCACCAGATCTCCCGGCACCAGCTCTTCGGCAGGAACCAGAAAATTCCGACCGTCGCGGCGCACCATGGCCTTGTGGGAAAGCAGGTTGCGAATGGCATCCAGGGCCTTTTCCGCCTTGCCTTCCTGAATGAAGCCGATGGCGGCGTTGATCAAGACGACGCCGAGAATGACGCCGCTGTCGATCCAATGCTCGATGGCGGCGGTCACCCCGGCCGCCACCAGCAGGACGTAGATCAGGAGATCGTGGAACTGGGCGAAAAAGCGCCGGATCGGCCCGCGCCGGGCAGTGGGGGTCAGGCGGTTTTCCCCGTATCGCTTGCGCCTTCTTTCGACTTCCGGGGCGGACAAACCGGCATCGGAAACTCGCAACAAATCGCAGACTTTGTCGGCGGAAAGCGCATGCCATTGGGGCGCATCCGAACGCGCTTGCTTGGATGGTTTTCTCACTCCCATGCCTCCTGATGGTCCTCCCGGCAAACCGCCGCGTCAGACTCCCCGACCAGGCGATCTGGTTTACTAACAACCGTTAAGAGTTGGCGTGTTGACATGGGACTAATCCCTCTCTCCGGCCCCTCCCTGCGAATGTCAACAGTTCCTAAAAGGCGATCAGGATGCCAACAAGTTTTCCAAGATTTTTTCGTAAACCTCGGTCAGCTGATTCAGGTCCTCCACCGGCGTCCATTCGTTGATTTGGTGGATGGTGGCATTGATCAGCCCCAATTCCAAGACTTGGGCCCCCGTGGGCGCGATAAAGCGTCCGTCGGAGGTTCCGCCGCCTGTAGATAGCTGGGCACGCCGCCCCAATACCGATTCCAGGGAGGATTGAACCGCCTCGATGAGCGCCTCCCCGGCGGTCAAAAAGGGATTGCCCGACAGGCGCCAGTCCAGTTCGTAATCGAGCCCGTAGTGATCCAGAATCGCCGTCACCCGTTGCCGGATTTCCTCGGCGGTCAGCTCGGTGGAGAAGCGGAAATTGAATTGGACGTCCAGTTGTCCCGGAATCACGTTTTCAGCGCCGGTCCCTGAATTCATATTGGATATTTGAAAACTGGTGGGGGGAAAATGGGCGTTGCCCCGGTCCCAGACCTCCTCCACCAAATGCTGCAGCGCCCCGGCGAAAGCGTGGATGGGATTTTTGGCCTTGTGGGGGTAGGCGACGTGGCCTTGCACCCCGAACACCCGAAGCCGCCCGTTGAGGGAACCGCGCCGGCCGATTTTGACCACATCCCCCAGGGTGTCTTCGCTGGAAGGTTCCCCCACCAGGCACCAGTCGATTTTTTCGTCGCGGGCTTCGAACACCTCCACCACTTTTACGATCCCATTGGCGGCGATCCCTTCCTCGTCCGAGGTCAACAGCACGGCGAGGGAGCCCGGATGGTGGGGGTGATTTTCCACGAACCGCCGGCAGGCGACGGTGAACGCCGCCACCGCGCCTTTCATATCGGCCGCGCCGCGACCGTACAGACCGCCGCCACGGATATGCGGCTCGAATGGCGGAGAGGTCCAGTCGGCCAGCGGCCCCGGCGGCACCACATCGGTGTGCCCCAGAAACACGAACAGCGGCCCGCCCGTCCCCCGCCTGAGCCACAGATTCCGGGTATCGCCGAAATCCAGGAACTCGGGCACGAAGCCCAAGGGAGACAACCGGTCGACGATCAAATCC from Methylohalobius crimeensis 10Ki harbors:
- the dapE gene encoding succinyl-diaminopimelate desuccinylase, encoding MSGSNRISGETLELAQTLIARPSVTPEDAGCMDLIVDRLSPLGFVPEFLDFGDTRNLWLRRGTGGPLFVFLGHTDVVPPGPLADWTSPPFEPHIRGGGLYGRGAADMKGAVAAFTVACRRFVENHPHHPGSLAVLLTSDEEGIAANGIVKVVEVFEARDEKIDWCLVGEPSSEDTLGDVVKIGRRGSLNGRLRVFGVQGHVAYPHKAKNPIHAFAGALQHLVEEVWDRGNAHFPPTSFQISNMNSGTGAENVIPGQLDVQFNFRFSTELTAEEIRQRVTAILDHYGLDYELDWRLSGNPFLTAGEALIEAVQSSLESVLGRRAQLSTGGGTSDGRFIAPTGAQVLELGLINATIHQINEWTPVEDLNQLTEVYEKILENLLAS